One genomic segment of Rhizorhabdus phycosphaerae includes these proteins:
- a CDS encoding hydantoinase B/oxoprolinase family protein — translation MPATIVETNPTPFNRVEIDPVTLEVIENALRNARIEMDATLVRTAMSPGIREQGDAFPLIADHTGKMIVGQFGSFIGGFLKSFDGTLEEGDMIFLSDPYSCEGAISHSNDWLVLLPVFKDGRLLAYTAMFGHQSDIGGKVVGSMPINARSIFEEGVRIPPVKIWKKGEYNADLMKLVMHQTRKPDWCQADLNALIASCRVAARRVAEIAERFGDDVYVSATQELLARNHRAMKQLLGQAVSEEPVSFEDYICDDGMGYGPYKIKCTMRREGEKVVLDFDGTDPQSSASINFYLNENMFKMFFGIYMIMVFDPQILFNDGFYDLIEVRIPEGSLLKPKFPAALSGRTHALGRIFDILGGLLGQKTPEFLNAAGFSSSPHLFYSGNDTRPGKGNQWFQLFQIGFGGIPGRPMGDGPDGHSLWPGFTNVPNEFLERYFPMMIEGYETEPDSGGAGLHRGGNGIRMSYRFLAEGTISIHDDRWFVPPWGVNGGDPGKRARKILEKADGTQIIVGNKVEDVEVEAGDILHFITWGGGGWGDPLERDPALVAKEITQGLVTVEGARAYGVVITADGSIDMAGTTALRDSMRTQRGPTTVFNFGPGIEALRAGCEAETGLPAPIQPTWPHLEAAE, via the coding sequence ATGCCCGCAACGATCGTCGAAACCAATCCGACCCCGTTCAACCGGGTCGAGATCGACCCCGTCACGCTCGAAGTGATCGAGAACGCGCTCCGCAACGCCCGTATCGAGATGGACGCAACGCTCGTGCGTACCGCCATGTCGCCGGGCATTCGCGAGCAGGGTGACGCCTTTCCGCTGATCGCCGATCACACCGGCAAGATGATCGTCGGCCAGTTCGGTTCGTTCATCGGCGGCTTCCTCAAGAGCTTCGACGGAACGCTGGAGGAGGGCGACATGATCTTCCTCTCCGATCCGTACAGCTGCGAGGGCGCGATCAGCCACTCGAACGACTGGCTCGTCCTCCTGCCCGTGTTCAAGGACGGTCGCCTGCTCGCCTATACCGCGATGTTCGGCCACCAGTCGGACATCGGCGGCAAGGTCGTCGGCTCGATGCCGATCAACGCCCGCTCGATCTTCGAGGAAGGCGTGCGCATCCCGCCGGTCAAGATCTGGAAGAAGGGTGAATATAATGCGGATCTGATGAAGCTGGTGATGCACCAGACCCGCAAGCCCGACTGGTGCCAGGCCGATCTCAACGCGCTCATCGCCTCGTGCCGCGTGGCCGCCCGCCGCGTCGCCGAGATCGCCGAGCGCTTCGGTGACGACGTCTATGTCTCGGCCACGCAGGAACTGCTCGCCCGCAACCATCGCGCGATGAAGCAGCTGCTCGGTCAGGCCGTGTCCGAGGAACCGGTCAGCTTCGAGGATTATATCTGCGACGACGGTATGGGTTACGGCCCGTACAAGATCAAATGCACGATGCGCCGCGAGGGCGAGAAGGTCGTTCTCGACTTTGATGGCACCGACCCGCAGAGCAGCGCGTCGATCAACTTCTATCTCAACGAAAACATGTTCAAGATGTTCTTCGGCATCTACATGATCATGGTCTTCGACCCGCAGATCCTGTTCAACGACGGCTTCTACGACCTGATCGAAGTCCGCATCCCGGAAGGATCGCTGCTCAAGCCGAAATTCCCGGCGGCGCTTTCGGGACGCACCCATGCGCTCGGCCGCATCTTCGACATATTGGGCGGCCTGCTCGGCCAAAAGACGCCCGAGTTCCTTAATGCTGCCGGCTTCTCCTCCTCGCCGCACCTGTTCTACTCGGGCAACGACACGCGCCCGGGCAAGGGCAACCAGTGGTTCCAGCTGTTCCAGATCGGCTTCGGCGGCATCCCCGGCCGGCCGATGGGCGACGGACCCGACGGACACTCTCTGTGGCCGGGCTTCACCAATGTACCGAACGAATTTCTCGAGCGCTATTTCCCCATGATGATCGAGGGGTACGAAACCGAGCCCGACAGCGGCGGCGCCGGTCTGCACCGCGGCGGCAACGGCATCCGCATGAGCTATCGCTTCCTCGCCGAAGGCACGATCAGCATCCATGACGATCGCTGGTTCGTGCCCCCCTGGGGCGTCAATGGCGGCGATCCCGGCAAGCGCGCGCGCAAGATCCTCGAAAAGGCCGATGGCACCCAGATCATCGTCGGCAACAAGGTCGAGGATGTCGAGGTCGAAGCCGGCGATATCCTGCACTTCATCACCTGGGGCGGCGGCGGCTGGGGCGACCCGCTCGAGCGTGACCCCGCGCTGGTTGCCAAGGAGATCACGCAGGGGCTGGTCACGGTCGAAGGCGCCCGCGCCTATGGCGTCGTCATTACCGCGGACGGATCGATCGACATGGCCGGCACGACCGCGCTGCGCGACAGCATGCGGACCCAGCGCGGGCCGACGACGGTGTTCAATTTTGGTCCTGGTATCGAAGCGCTGCGCGCCGGCTGCGAGGCGGAGACGGGCCTGCCCGCGCCG